The following is a genomic window from Lysinibacillus sp. JNUCC-52.
TATTCGATCAGTCATTAATGAACCGACGAATTGGCTCACACGAACATGGTCAGGGTGAATTTGATATTGTTGCAAATGTTCTTCACTTTCAAATAGACTGTTTAATACTACTTGTCGATTACTAGATGCTAATGGATTTGTGATAACATGTAATGAGATAATTCCACTAATTTTATCTGTTAGGCTTTCTAACTCTGTTTTGACGATTTGTGCATTTTGCGCTTGTTGCTCTTCGTTAAATTCATCTTTATGATTCCACATCACAATATGTCTAATCATGTACATATCCCCTCCTACACATCTTTTTTAATAATCATATAGAGTCGTCTATTAAATTTCAATACTAGTAATTTTGACAATTTTTATTTTTTTGAACAATATTCGTAAATTTATACGTCTAATCATTAAAAGACAAGTAAGGTGGTAGTTTTATGGAGCAGCTAGTGGACGAATACGGTGAATACCTATTCCATCTAAGCTATTTATATGTGAAAGATCGGCAACTCGCTGAGGAAATTACGCAGGATGTATTTTTTACATTTGCCATAAAGGGCGACGCTTTTCGCAAAGATGCATCATTGAAAACGTATTTAACAAGAATATTAATTAATCGCTGTCACGATGAATTACGCAAAATAAAGCGCAAAAACGTCCTGCAATTTTTAACACCCTTTTGGACGAACGAAAAATCTGCCGAACAGGAAGTCATGCGCCAACAGCAATTTCTTTCGTTAAAACAAGAAGTAATGAAGTTACCGATTCACTATCGGGAAGTCATTATATTGTTTTATTACGAGGAATTTGAGGCATCGGAAATAGCTGATTTGCTAAATCTTTCTCAAAACACAGTTCGCACGAGATTACGTAGAGGAAAAGAATTACTGAAATCAAAGTTATCGGCACATACGGAGGTGTTTATCCATGAATGATTTTAAAGATCAATTAAAGCAAGAGCTTCGTGCAGATGTTCCATTTACTGAGGACATGAAACAGCGTATGCTTATGCCGAGCCACCCAAAAAAAATACAAACTAAAACACAGTATTGGAAAGTACCCTTAATTACGCTGACATTTGTTTTGATTTTAGGCCTCGTACTGATATTGCAATTCACACCG
Proteins encoded in this region:
- a CDS encoding Dabb family protein, which encodes MIRHIVMWNHKDEFNEEQQAQNAQIVKTELESLTDKISGIISLHVITNPLASSNRQVVLNSLFESEEHLQQYQIHPDHVRVSQFVGSLMTDRICMDFEEN
- a CDS encoding sigma-70 family RNA polymerase sigma factor — encoded protein: MEQLVDEYGEYLFHLSYLYVKDRQLAEEITQDVFFTFAIKGDAFRKDASLKTYLTRILINRCHDELRKIKRKNVLQFLTPFWTNEKSAEQEVMRQQQFLSLKQEVMKLPIHYREVIILFYYEEFEASEIADLLNLSQNTVRTRLRRGKELLKSKLSAHTEVFIHE